The proteins below are encoded in one region of Streptomyces roseirectus:
- a CDS encoding LacI family DNA-binding transcriptional regulator: MTPSDPAETRPQTATLAEIAREAGVSAPTVSKVLNGRADVAPGTRTRVENLLRAHGYRRRRAEATRSPLIDLVFHELESAWALEVIRGVENVARDAGLSVVLSESAGRLTPGRTWADQVAARRPHGVILVLSGLDESQRALLTSRSVPFVVMDPAGDPGADVPSIGATNWQGGLAATRHLVELGHRRIGAISGPPQMMCSRARVDGYRAALETAGLPVESDLIRTGDFHHDTGYRVGRELLARPDRPTAVFAGNDLQALGLYEAARELGLRIPEDLSVVGFDDLPVARWVGPPLTTVRQPLTEMAEAAARLVLELGRSDNGSAEGPAATRVELATSLVVRSSTGVPPLAGS; this comes from the coding sequence ATGACACCCTCGGACCCCGCTGAAACGCGGCCACAGACCGCGACGCTCGCGGAGATCGCCCGCGAGGCCGGCGTCTCCGCGCCGACTGTTTCGAAGGTCCTCAACGGACGGGCCGACGTCGCGCCCGGCACCCGGACCCGTGTCGAGAACCTGCTGCGCGCCCACGGCTACCGGCGCCGACGGGCCGAGGCGACCCGTTCACCCCTCATCGACCTGGTCTTCCACGAGCTGGAGAGCGCCTGGGCCCTCGAAGTCATCCGGGGCGTCGAGAACGTCGCGCGCGACGCCGGCCTCAGCGTCGTGCTCAGCGAGAGCGCGGGCCGGCTCACCCCCGGCCGGACCTGGGCCGACCAGGTCGCCGCCCGCCGCCCGCACGGCGTCATCCTCGTCCTGTCCGGCCTCGACGAGTCCCAGCGCGCCCTGCTGACCAGCCGTTCCGTGCCGTTCGTCGTCATGGACCCGGCGGGCGACCCCGGTGCGGACGTCCCCTCGATCGGCGCCACCAACTGGCAGGGCGGCCTCGCCGCCACCCGGCACCTGGTCGAACTCGGCCACCGCAGGATCGGCGCGATCAGCGGCCCGCCGCAGATGATGTGCAGCCGCGCCCGCGTCGACGGCTACCGCGCGGCGCTGGAGACCGCCGGGCTGCCGGTCGAGTCCGACCTCATCCGTACGGGCGACTTCCACCACGACACCGGCTACCGCGTCGGCCGTGAACTGCTGGCCCGCCCCGACCGGCCCACCGCCGTCTTCGCCGGCAACGACCTCCAGGCGCTCGGCCTGTACGAGGCGGCGCGCGAGCTGGGGCTGCGCATCCCCGAAGACCTCAGCGTCGTCGGCTTCGACGACCTGCCGGTCGCCCGCTGGGTCGGGCCGCCGCTGACGACCGTCCGCCAGCCGCTGACCGAGATGGCCGAGGCGGCGGCGCGGCTCGTCCTCGAACTCGGGCGGTCCGACAACGGGAGCGCGGAGGGCCCGGCGGCGACCCGGGTGGAGCTGGCGACGAGCCTCGTGGTGCGCTCCAGCACGGGGGTGCCGCCGTTGGCCGGAAGCTGA
- a CDS encoding glycoside hydrolase family 3 N-terminal domain-containing protein, with translation MTTTPERDVAPERAPWRDPALPAAARVDDLISRMTLQEKTAQLYGVWVGADTEDGGVAPHQSDMSTDYDWDELVSHGLGQLTRPFGTAPVDPTAGARALAEAQRRLVAANRFGIPALAHEECLAGFTAWQATAYPVPLSWGASFDPDLVEKMAARIGHDLRSVGVHQGLAPVLDVVRDARWGRVEETIGEDPYLVGTVATAYVRGLQSAGVVATLKHFAGYASSAGARNLAPVRAGTREFADVTLPPFEMAIREGGARSVMPSYTERDGVPASADPELLTQLLRDTWGFTGTVVSDYFAVGFLETLHRVAGTPAQAAHAALAAGIDVELPTLKCYGKPLLTAVQEGAVPEELVDTAVRRVLLQKCELGLLDEDWTPVHADPVDLDSAANRAVARELAEESVVLLDNPDGILPLAPDTRIAVVGPRAADALAMLGCYSFPSHVLPHHPGVADGVEIPTVLDALRAELPDAKVTFAEGCGVDTPDTGGFDEAVARTAEADVCVAVLGDRAGLFGRGTSGEGCDAEDLRLPGVQAELLDALVATGVPVVLVMLTGRPYALGRWHGRLGAVVQAFFPGEEGGPAVAGVLSGRVNPSGRLPVSVPRVTGGQPWTYLQPPLGLKGEVSNLDPTPLYPFGHGRSYTEFVWESGAAEAAASISTDGAYDVSVTVRNAGERPGAEVVQLYLHDPVASVTRPDVRLIGYQRLELAPGQERRVTFTFHADLSAFTDRAGRRIVEPGALELRLGASSTDTRFTTSLELTGEVRELGVDRRLFCETEVG, from the coding sequence ATGACCACCACCCCCGAGCGCGACGTCGCTCCCGAACGCGCCCCCTGGCGCGATCCCGCACTGCCCGCCGCCGCCCGCGTCGACGACCTGATCTCCCGGATGACGCTCCAGGAGAAGACCGCCCAGCTGTACGGCGTCTGGGTGGGCGCCGACACCGAGGACGGCGGAGTCGCCCCGCACCAGAGCGACATGAGCACGGACTACGACTGGGACGAGCTGGTCTCCCACGGACTCGGCCAGCTCACCCGCCCCTTCGGTACCGCCCCCGTCGACCCGACGGCCGGCGCCCGTGCCCTCGCCGAGGCCCAGCGCCGCCTGGTCGCCGCGAACCGCTTCGGCATCCCCGCGCTCGCCCACGAGGAGTGTCTGGCCGGGTTCACCGCCTGGCAGGCCACCGCCTACCCCGTCCCGCTCTCCTGGGGCGCCTCCTTCGACCCTGACCTCGTCGAGAAGATGGCCGCCCGTATCGGCCACGACCTGCGCTCGGTCGGCGTCCACCAGGGCCTCGCGCCCGTCCTGGACGTCGTGCGCGACGCCCGCTGGGGGCGGGTCGAGGAGACGATCGGCGAGGACCCGTACCTCGTCGGCACGGTCGCCACCGCCTATGTGCGCGGCCTCCAGTCGGCCGGTGTGGTCGCCACGCTCAAGCACTTCGCCGGGTACGCCTCCTCGGCGGGCGCCCGCAACCTGGCGCCCGTGCGCGCGGGCACCCGCGAGTTCGCGGACGTCACCCTGCCCCCGTTCGAGATGGCGATCCGCGAGGGCGGCGCCCGCTCGGTCATGCCGTCCTACACCGAGCGCGACGGCGTGCCGGCCTCCGCCGACCCCGAACTGCTCACCCAACTCCTGCGCGACACCTGGGGGTTCACCGGCACGGTCGTCTCCGACTACTTCGCCGTCGGCTTCCTGGAGACCCTGCACCGGGTCGCCGGCACGCCCGCCCAGGCGGCCCACGCGGCGCTCGCCGCCGGCATCGACGTCGAGCTGCCGACCCTCAAGTGCTACGGCAAGCCTCTCCTGACGGCCGTTCAGGAAGGCGCCGTGCCCGAGGAGTTGGTGGACACCGCCGTCCGCCGCGTCCTGCTCCAGAAGTGCGAACTCGGGCTGCTTGACGAGGACTGGACGCCGGTCCACGCCGACCCCGTCGACCTGGACTCGGCGGCGAACCGGGCCGTGGCGCGTGAACTCGCCGAGGAATCCGTCGTGTTGCTCGACAACCCGGACGGCATCCTGCCGCTCGCGCCCGACACGAGGATCGCGGTCGTCGGCCCGCGCGCGGCGGACGCGCTGGCGATGCTCGGCTGCTACTCCTTCCCCTCGCACGTCCTGCCCCACCACCCCGGCGTCGCCGACGGCGTCGAGATCCCGACGGTCCTGGACGCCCTGCGCGCCGAACTCCCGGACGCCAAGGTCACGTTCGCCGAGGGCTGCGGCGTCGACACCCCCGACACCGGCGGCTTCGACGAGGCCGTGGCACGCACCGCCGAGGCGGACGTCTGCGTCGCCGTGCTCGGCGACCGCGCCGGGCTCTTCGGGCGCGGCACCTCCGGCGAGGGCTGCGACGCCGAGGACCTTCGACTGCCCGGCGTCCAGGCCGAGTTGCTGGACGCGCTGGTCGCGACCGGCGTCCCCGTCGTGCTCGTCATGCTCACCGGGCGCCCCTACGCGCTCGGGCGCTGGCACGGGCGGCTCGGGGCGGTCGTCCAGGCGTTCTTCCCCGGCGAGGAGGGCGGACCGGCGGTCGCGGGGGTCTTGTCGGGCCGCGTCAACCCGTCGGGACGGCTCCCGGTGAGCGTGCCGCGCGTCACGGGGGGCCAGCCCTGGACGTACCTCCAGCCGCCGCTGGGGCTCAAGGGCGAGGTCAGCAACCTCGACCCGACGCCGCTGTACCCGTTCGGGCACGGGCGGTCGTACACCGAGTTCGTGTGGGAGAGCGGCGCGGCGGAAGCGGCCGCGTCGATCTCCACCGACGGCGCGTACGACGTGAGCGTGACCGTCCGCAACGCCGGGGAGCGGCCCGGGGCCGAGGTCGTGCAGTTGTACCTGCACGACCCGGTGGCCTCGGTGACGCGGCCCGACGTCCGGCTGATCGGTTACCAGCGGCTGGAGTTGGCGCCGGGACAGGAGCGCCGGGTCACGTTCACCTTCCACGCCGACCTGTCCGCGTTCACGGACCGCGCCGGGCGCCGGATCGTCGAACCGGGCGCGCTGGAGCTGCGGCTGGGGGCGTCCAGCACGGACACCCGGTTCACGACGAGTCTCGAACTCACCGGGGAGGTGCGGGAGTTGGGGGTCGACCGGCGGTTGTTCTGCGAGACCGAGGTCGGCTAG
- the tsaD gene encoding tRNA (adenosine(37)-N6)-threonylcarbamoyltransferase complex transferase subunit TsaD — protein MTDEPLVLGIETSCDETGVGIVRGTTLLADAVASSVDEHARFGGVVPEVASRAHLEAMVPTIERALKDAGISARDLDGIAVTAGPGLAGALLVGVSAAKAYAYALGKPLYGVNHLASHICVDQLEHGPLPEPTMALLVSGGHSSLLLSSDITSDVRPMGATIDDAAGEAFDKIARVLNLGFPGGPVIDRYAREGDPNAIAFPRGLTGSRDPAYDFSFSGLKTAVARWIEAKRAAGEEVPVRDVAASFQEAVVDVLTRKAVRACKDEGVDHLMIGGGVAANSRLRALAQERCEAAGIRLRVPRPKLCTDNGAMVAALGAEMVARNRTPSDWDLSADSSLPVTDPHVPGHDHVHEVSKDNLYS, from the coding sequence ATGACTGACGAACCCCTGGTCCTGGGGATCGAGACCTCCTGCGACGAGACCGGTGTCGGGATCGTCCGGGGTACCACCCTGCTCGCGGACGCGGTCGCGTCGTCCGTCGACGAGCACGCCCGGTTCGGCGGCGTCGTCCCGGAGGTCGCCTCGCGCGCCCACCTGGAGGCGATGGTCCCGACGATCGAGCGGGCCCTGAAGGACGCCGGGATCTCGGCGAGGGACCTGGACGGCATCGCCGTCACCGCGGGTCCGGGGCTCGCGGGCGCGCTGCTGGTCGGCGTCTCGGCCGCCAAGGCGTACGCGTACGCGCTGGGCAAGCCGCTGTACGGCGTCAACCACCTCGCCTCGCACATCTGCGTCGACCAGCTGGAGCACGGCCCGCTGCCCGAGCCGACGATGGCCCTGCTGGTCTCCGGCGGGCACTCCTCGCTGCTGCTGTCCAGCGACATCACCTCGGACGTCCGGCCGATGGGCGCGACGATCGACGACGCGGCCGGCGAGGCGTTCGACAAGATCGCGCGCGTGCTGAACCTGGGCTTCCCCGGCGGGCCTGTCATCGACCGGTACGCCCGCGAAGGTGACCCCAACGCCATCGCTTTTCCACGGGGGTTGACCGGTTCGCGTGACCCCGCCTACGACTTCTCCTTCTCCGGGCTGAAGACGGCCGTGGCCCGCTGGATCGAGGCGAAGCGGGCGGCGGGGGAGGAGGTGCCGGTGCGTGACGTGGCCGCGTCCTTCCAGGAGGCGGTCGTCGACGTGCTGACGCGCAAGGCCGTGCGGGCGTGCAAGGACGAGGGCGTCGACCACCTGATGATCGGCGGCGGGGTCGCCGCCAACTCCCGGCTGCGGGCGCTCGCCCAGGAGCGGTGCGAGGCCGCCGGGATCCGGCTGCGGGTGCCCCGGCCGAAGTTGTGCACGGACAACGGGGCGATGGTCGCGGCGCTGGGCGCGGAGATGGTGGCGCGCAACCGGACGCCGTCGGACTGGGACCTGTCGGCGGACTCGTCGTTGCCGGTGACCGACCCGCACGTGCCCGGTCACGATCACGTGCACGAGGTCAGCAAGGACAACCTGTACTCATGA
- the rimI gene encoding ribosomal protein S18-alanine N-acetyltransferase gives MRWWDIDPVLELERGLFPEDAWSRGMFWSELAHARGPEANRRYVVAVSEGDGRIVGYAGLAASGDLADVQTIAVARDHWGTGLGGRLLTELLRAATEFECPEVMLECRVDNIRAQKLYERYGFEPIGFRRGYYQPGNVDALVMRRTDPAATPVRGTEND, from the coding sequence ATGCGCTGGTGGGACATCGATCCCGTGCTGGAGCTGGAGCGCGGGCTGTTTCCCGAGGACGCGTGGTCGCGGGGGATGTTCTGGTCGGAGCTGGCGCACGCGCGGGGGCCCGAGGCCAACCGGCGGTACGTGGTGGCGGTGAGTGAGGGGGACGGCCGGATCGTCGGCTACGCCGGACTCGCCGCCTCCGGCGACCTCGCCGACGTCCAGACCATCGCGGTGGCCCGCGACCACTGGGGCACCGGCCTCGGCGGCCGGCTCCTGACCGAACTCCTGCGCGCGGCGACCGAGTTCGAGTGTCCCGAGGTCATGCTGGAGTGCCGCGTCGACAACATCCGCGCCCAGAAGCTGTACGAGCGTTACGGCTTCGAGCCGATCGGCTTCCGGCGCGGCTACTACCAGCCGGGCAACGTGGACGCGCTGGTGATGCGCCGCACCGACCCCGCAGCGACTCCCGTACGAGGAACCGAGAATGACTGA
- the tsaB gene encoding tRNA (adenosine(37)-N6)-threonylcarbamoyltransferase complex dimerization subunit type 1 TsaB, whose product MLLLALDTATPAVTVALHDGARTVAASSQVDARRHGELLLPAVDRVLAEAGVRLDAVTGIVVGTGPGPYTGLRVGLMTADTFGLALGVPVYGVCTLDGLAYAAEVEGPFVVATDARRKEVYWARYDDRLTRVSGPAVDRPAEVAQDVPTFGAGALLYPDAFDVVPGPEHVSAASLAALAAERLAAGVELDEPRPLYLRRPDAQVPKNYKVVTPK is encoded by the coding sequence GTGCTCTTGCTCGCTCTGGATACCGCCACCCCCGCCGTCACGGTCGCCCTGCACGACGGCGCCCGAACCGTCGCCGCGTCGAGTCAGGTGGACGCCCGCCGGCACGGCGAACTGCTGCTGCCGGCCGTCGACCGTGTGCTCGCCGAGGCGGGGGTGAGACTGGACGCCGTGACGGGGATCGTCGTCGGCACCGGACCGGGGCCGTACACGGGCCTTCGGGTCGGGCTGATGACGGCGGACACGTTCGGCCTCGCGCTGGGCGTCCCGGTGTACGGCGTCTGCACGCTGGACGGGCTCGCGTACGCGGCGGAGGTGGAGGGCCCGTTCGTGGTCGCCACGGACGCCCGGCGCAAGGAGGTCTACTGGGCGCGCTACGACGACCGGCTGACGAGGGTGAGCGGGCCCGCGGTGGACCGCCCCGCCGAGGTCGCGCAGGACGTCCCCACGTTCGGCGCCGGCGCGCTGCTGTACCCGGACGCCTTCGACGTCGTCCCGGGCCCCGAACACGTCTCGGCGGCCTCGCTCGCCGCGCTGGCGGCCGAGCGGCTGGCCGCGGGCGTCGAGCTGGACGAGCCCCGGCCGCTGTACCTGCGACGGCCGGACGCGCAGGTGCCGAAGAACTACAAGGTGGTCACGCCGAAGTGA
- the tsaE gene encoding tRNA (adenosine(37)-N6)-threonylcarbamoyltransferase complex ATPase subunit type 1 TsaE, translated as MEAAAPHSLAELTVTSPEQMRELGLRLASLLRAGDLVMLNGELGAGKTTLTRGLGEGLGVRGAVTSPTFVIARVHPSLVDGPPLVHVDAYRLGGGLDEMEDLDLDVSLPESVVVVEWGEGKVEELTEDRLWIGIERAVGDTTDEVRHVSVRGLGARWDGVDLPGLLRV; from the coding sequence ATGGAAGCAGCAGCACCGCACAGCCTGGCTGAGTTGACCGTCACCTCCCCCGAGCAGATGCGTGAGCTGGGCCTGAGACTCGCCTCGCTCCTGCGCGCCGGGGACCTCGTCATGCTCAACGGCGAGCTGGGCGCCGGGAAGACCACGCTGACCCGGGGGCTCGGCGAAGGGCTCGGCGTCCGGGGGGCCGTCACCTCGCCGACGTTCGTCATCGCCCGCGTCCACCCGTCCCTCGTCGACGGGCCCCCGCTGGTCCACGTCGACGCGTACCGCCTGGGCGGCGGGCTGGACGAGATGGAAGACCTCGACCTCGACGTCTCCCTGCCCGAGTCCGTCGTCGTCGTGGAGTGGGGCGAGGGCAAGGTCGAGGAGCTGACCGAGGACCGGCTCTGGATCGGCATCGAGCGGGCCGTCGGCGACACGACCGACGAGGTGCGGCACGTGTCCGTACGCGGGCTCGGGGCGCGGTGGGACGGGGTCGATCTACCGGGCCTGCTGCGCGTGTGA
- a CDS encoding alpha/beta fold hydrolase: MSESGVEAVADAVASATGDAAGNWRRVTGIAGAAIGVIAAGAAAGVALERMTVGRGMRKKARLALDSAGPYGALRGTPGKAYADDGTELYYEVDDVEPEGGTAPRRRRLFGRKAPAPVTVVFSHGYCLTQDSWHFQRAALRGVVRTVHWDQRGHGRSEHGVAQLQDGVPVTIDQLGRDLKAVVDAAAPEGPVVLVGHSMGGMTVMALAAQYPEFVAERVVATAFVGTSSGRLGEVNYGLPAAGVNAVRRVLPGVLKVLGQQAALVERGRRATADLFAGVIKRYSFSSRDVDPAVARFAERMIEGTTIDVVAEFYPAFTEHDKTEALARFSEMPVLVLAGVGDLVTPSEHSEAIADLLPGAELVLVPDAGHLVMLEHPEVVTDRLADLLTRVGAFPAGATVGGYGSSSTAQPG, encoded by the coding sequence GTGAGCGAGAGCGGTGTGGAGGCGGTGGCTGACGCCGTCGCCTCCGCCACGGGGGACGCTGCGGGCAACTGGCGCCGGGTGACCGGCATCGCCGGCGCCGCGATAGGGGTGATCGCCGCCGGGGCCGCCGCCGGCGTCGCCCTGGAGCGGATGACCGTCGGCCGGGGCATGCGCAAGAAGGCCCGCCTCGCCCTGGACTCGGCCGGCCCCTACGGCGCCCTGCGCGGCACCCCCGGCAAGGCGTACGCGGACGACGGCACCGAGCTGTACTACGAGGTGGACGACGTCGAGCCCGAGGGCGGGACCGCGCCCCGGCGCCGGCGGCTGTTCGGCCGCAAGGCGCCGGCCCCCGTCACCGTCGTCTTCAGCCACGGCTACTGCCTCACCCAGGACTCCTGGCACTTCCAGCGGGCGGCGCTGCGGGGCGTCGTGCGGACCGTGCACTGGGACCAGCGCGGCCACGGCCGGTCGGAGCACGGGGTCGCGCAGCTCCAGGACGGCGTGCCGGTCACCATCGACCAGCTCGGCCGGGACCTGAAGGCCGTCGTCGACGCGGCCGCCCCCGAGGGACCCGTAGTACTCGTGGGACACTCCATGGGCGGGATGACGGTGATGGCGCTCGCCGCGCAGTACCCCGAGTTCGTCGCCGAGCGGGTCGTGGCGACCGCGTTCGTCGGGACGTCGTCCGGGCGGCTCGGGGAGGTCAACTACGGGCTGCCCGCGGCCGGGGTCAACGCCGTGCGGCGGGTGCTGCCCGGGGTCCTCAAGGTGCTCGGGCAGCAGGCGGCGCTGGTGGAGAGGGGGCGGCGGGCGACGGCCGACCTGTTCGCCGGCGTCATCAAGCGGTACTCGTTCTCCTCGCGGGACGTCGATCCGGCGGTCGCGCGGTTCGCCGAGCGGATGATCGAGGGGACGACCATCGACGTCGTCGCCGAGTTCTACCCGGCGTTCACCGAGCACGACAAGACCGAGGCGCTGGCCCGGTTCAGCGAGATGCCGGTGCTGGTGCTCGCGGGCGTGGGGGACCTGGTGACGCCCAGCGAGCACAGCGAGGCCATCGCCGATCTGCTGCCGGGGGCCGAGCTGGTGCTCGTGCCGGACGCCGGGCACCTGGTGATGCTGGAGCACCCCGAGGTGGTGACGGACCGGCTCGCCGACCTGCTCACGCGGGTGGGGGCGTTCCCGGCGGGGGCTACCGTTGGCGGTTATGGAAGCAGCAGCACCGCACAGCCTGGCTGA
- the alr gene encoding alanine racemase → MRETERARARAVIDLAALKANVRALRGKAPGAAFMAVVKADGYGHGAIPCARAAVEAGATWVGTATPQEALALKAHAGLPDDVRVMCWLWTPGGPWREAVEAGIDVSVSAEWALEEVVGAAEAVQKEAAEAVQKEAAEAVQTAAPVQTVARVQLKADTGLGRGGSQPADWAGLVRRALEAERAGHVRITGLWSHLACADEPGHPSTRQQLDRFREMVTYAEAQGVRPEVRHIANSPATLTLPEAHYDLVRPGVAMYGLSPSPDLGAPADLGLRPVMTLTAPVALVKHVPGGHGVSYGHHYVTPGETTLALVPLGYGDGVPRHASGAGPVLIGGKWRTTAGRIAMDQFVVDLGGDDVEAGAEAVLFGPGDRGEPTAEDWAQAAGTIGYEIVTRISARVPRVYVGG, encoded by the coding sequence ATGAGAGAGACGGAACGAGCGCGGGCCAGGGCGGTGATCGACCTGGCGGCGCTGAAGGCGAACGTGCGCGCGCTGCGGGGGAAGGCACCCGGCGCGGCCTTCATGGCCGTGGTCAAGGCCGACGGGTACGGCCACGGCGCGATTCCGTGTGCCCGCGCGGCGGTCGAGGCCGGCGCGACGTGGGTGGGGACGGCGACGCCGCAGGAGGCGCTGGCGCTGAAGGCGCACGCCGGGCTGCCGGACGACGTCCGCGTGATGTGCTGGCTGTGGACGCCGGGCGGGCCCTGGCGGGAGGCCGTCGAGGCCGGGATCGACGTGTCCGTGAGCGCCGAGTGGGCGCTGGAGGAGGTCGTCGGGGCCGCCGAGGCCGTCCAGAAAGAGGCCGCCGAGGCCGTCCAGAAAGAGGCCGCCGAGGCCGTCCAAACAGCAGCCCCCGTCCAGACCGTGGCCCGCGTCCAACTCAAGGCCGACACCGGACTCGGCCGCGGCGGCAGTCAGCCCGCCGACTGGGCCGGCCTCGTACGCCGCGCCCTGGAAGCCGAGCGCGCCGGGCACGTACGGATCACCGGCCTCTGGTCGCACCTCGCGTGCGCCGACGAACCGGGGCACCCCTCGACGAGGCAACAGCTGGACAGGTTCCGGGAGATGGTGACGTACGCCGAGGCCCAGGGCGTCCGCCCCGAGGTCCGGCACATCGCCAACTCGCCCGCGACGCTGACGTTGCCCGAGGCGCACTACGACCTCGTCCGCCCCGGCGTCGCGATGTACGGCCTCTCGCCGAGCCCCGACCTCGGCGCCCCCGCCGACCTGGGCCTGCGCCCGGTGATGACGCTCACGGCCCCGGTCGCCCTCGTCAAGCACGTCCCCGGCGGACACGGCGTCAGCTACGGCCACCACTACGTCACCCCCGGCGAGACGACCCTCGCGCTCGTCCCCCTCGGTTACGGCGACGGCGTCCCGAGGCACGCCTCCGGCGCCGGACCCGTGCTGATCGGCGGGAAGTGGCGGACGACGGCCGGCCGGATCGCGATGGACCAGTTCGTCGTGGACCTCGGCGGCGACGACGTCGAGGCCGGCGCCGAGGCCGTCCTGTTCGGCCCCGGCGACCGGGGGGAACCGACCGCCGAGGACTGGGCGCAGGCCGCCGGGACCATCGGGTACGAGATCGTCACCCGCATCTCCGCGCGCGTTCCCCGCGTCTACGTCGGTGGGTAG
- a CDS encoding L,D-transpeptidase family protein — protein sequence MTIRRNGVALALAVAVMVPGAAAVAVPGEELVPGVKQVGVVDTPDQVLAPKTYTPSAEEDAVEPKDAVPGSYELVEYVPLGEAVARVGCTKKTGPYQRQVERWLKVRVDGKQSAKDCKAIRAFQRKQRIKPAIGFAGPVTWKRMQFLAAKKKPNAGKKCPVRSYRVACVDLTRQITWVQKGKKVVFGPVSMRSGRAAHPTRTGWFKVYWRHKNHFSTLYRTPMPYSQFFSGGQAFHAVYGSIHTRVGSMGCVNLTVPDARKLWGVLKKGDRVYVWGKRRL from the coding sequence ATGACGATCAGACGTAACGGGGTCGCGCTGGCTCTGGCGGTGGCTGTGATGGTGCCGGGGGCGGCGGCGGTTGCGGTGCCTGGGGAGGAGTTGGTGCCCGGGGTGAAGCAGGTCGGGGTGGTTGATACGCCGGATCAGGTGTTGGCGCCGAAGACGTATACGCCGAGTGCTGAAGAGGATGCCGTCGAGCCGAAGGACGCGGTGCCGGGTAGCTACGAGCTTGTTGAGTATGTGCCGCTCGGGGAAGCCGTCGCGAGGGTGGGGTGTACGAAGAAGACGGGGCCTTATCAGAGGCAGGTGGAGCGGTGGCTGAAGGTGAGGGTGGACGGGAAGCAGTCGGCGAAGGACTGCAAGGCGATCAGGGCGTTTCAGCGGAAGCAGAGGATCAAGCCGGCTATTGGGTTCGCGGGGCCGGTTACTTGGAAGCGGATGCAGTTTTTGGCCGCTAAGAAGAAGCCTAATGCCGGGAAGAAGTGTCCTGTGCGGAGTTATCGGGTCGCGTGTGTGGATCTCACACGGCAGATCACGTGGGTGCAGAAGGGGAAGAAGGTGGTGTTCGGGCCGGTTTCCATGCGGAGCGGGAGGGCGGCGCATCCTACGCGGACGGGGTGGTTCAAGGTTTATTGGCGGCACAAGAACCATTTCTCGACGTTGTATCGGACGCCGATGCCGTATTCGCAGTTCTTCAGCGGCGGGCAGGCTTTTCACGCGGTGTACGGGAGTATTCACACGAGGGTCGGATCGATGGGCTGCGTGAATCTGACCGTGCCGGACGCGCGGAAGCTGTGGGGTGTGCTGAAGAAGGGCGACCGGGTGTACGTCTGGGGGAAGAGGCGGCTCTGA
- a CDS encoding holo-ACP synthase, which yields MSIIGVGIDVAEIERFAASLERTPGLAARLFLDSELLLPDGRRRGPASLAARFAAKEALAKALGAPGGLLWTDAEVYVEPSGQPRLRVRGSVAARAEALGVTGWHVSLSHDAGVASAVVIAEG from the coding sequence ATGAGCATCATCGGCGTCGGCATCGACGTGGCCGAGATCGAGCGGTTCGCGGCGTCCCTGGAACGGACCCCCGGACTCGCCGCCCGCCTGTTCCTCGACAGCGAACTCCTCCTCCCCGACGGCCGACGCCGCGGTCCCGCCTCCCTCGCGGCCCGCTTCGCCGCGAAGGAGGCCCTGGCGAAGGCCCTCGGCGCCCCCGGAGGGCTCCTCTGGACCGACGCGGAGGTCTACGTCGAGCCCAGCGGGCAGCCCCGGCTGCGGGTCCGGGGGAGCGTTGCCGCGCGGGCGGAGGCGCTGGGGGTGACGGGGTGGCATGTGTCCCTGAGCCATGACGCGGGGGTGGCTTCGGCGGTGGTGATCGCGGAGGGGTAG